Within the Glycine max cultivar Williams 82 chromosome 12, Glycine_max_v4.0, whole genome shotgun sequence genome, the region CTCAAGATTTTGTCAATATGATCATAGTTATTAAAAGTTCTACCTAGAGACCTTAGCTCGTTTAATATGGCTTGAAAGTTACTAAACATACATTGTATGTCTTCTCCTTCCTCCATAGTAAACTATTTATACTTACTTTGAGGAGACTTAACTTGTTCCTCTTTACCTGCGATGACCATTCATATGTTATGGCAAGAGTGTCCTACATCAGTGTTGTGCTTCTGAAGTTGTGGACTTTCGTATATTCTTCTTCTAATAAAGTGCACACTAGAGCGTTTCAAGCTTTTGAGTTGAGTAGAAACctttgttttttctcttctgtCCACTGATTTCTAGGGATCTCATTTAGCTCTTCATCAAATAGAATATGATTTCCATTATCCACCACGTCCCACATGTCATTGTGCATGGATTCAAAATGTGCAATCATCTTCTCCTTCCAATAGTCATATTTGATGCCTTTGAATGTTTGAATTTAGTACCTGAATGTATCTCgaacataattttctttaacGACTATATTTAGTAATTGAGCTATCTCAAATTATGTAATAATTCTTTCAatgtttgatataatttttttttttgctttacacAAAAAACATTATAGATGCAAATGTTCATAAATCAATCCAATTCAATGAGAATCGAAAATCCGatctaaaaaaactaaaaatgaataaattgaaaaccaaacgaatcaaaaatttaaaaaaccaaatatttttattagattggattggatttcaatttaattttcaaaatcaatccaAATTGAACATGTacttatgtatatatttttgtacataaattgatattatcactcatgtttatatttttatttcttatatatttataaaattatcacataacttatatgtatttataaaaaatatttaattaaagataacCTTTTACTATCTATTTGAGTTAAgatacataaatataattatcaacttatataaatatatttttgatatagtatatatttaaaagattatattattatttattatataatgacatataaataaaatattttaaattgtttttattatatatcttaccatttatttaaaaatttaagaaaaaaagtaaaagagtaaaataaaaaattgatcaaatccaatccaatccaaatcacattatatatcattaattatgagtgtaagaaaattaatcaaattcaattattttttgaagatGGATTTTCGAATGAAATAGGtattacaagttttttttttgaggaaGACTATCAAAAATCTAAGAGGCGGACAAATTTCTCGGTCtattttattgtatatattttatatagtaaTCTTTATACtttggtatttttttcttaatgaaaaTTTGCTCTGCTATTCTccgtaaaacaaaaaatggaagtaGGATACTTAGCAAATCAGATCGAACAAGAGCCAAACGGTTGAATTTTGGTATCAATCGCTTTACATGTCACAAGCAGGAGAATTTTGGTATCAAATTCGCCACCATTCTTTGGAGCTTCTGGAAGCAGCGAAACCGTAAGATATGGAACAATCAGTACAAGCCAGCAACAATCACAATTCAACAAGCTTTCCAATACCTTTCTGAGTGGCAACAAGCTTGCTTTCACCGAACCAGCACTATCTCTTCCCACCTCGATCAATACAACTCGACATGACAGAAACCTTCCCATGGGCGCATTAAGTGCAACATTGATGCAGCACTTTTCCAGCAACAACTATGTTTCGGAATTGGTCTTTGTTTGAAAAATCACAATGGCTCATTTCTCCAAGCTCAAAACATGGCAACATCGAACTCCAAACCCGATTGAGGCAAAAGCATCGGGTCTAATCCAATCTCTGACTTCGTTGAAGGATCTAAATTACCAGAACATTGATTTTGAGCTTGACAACAAGGTGGTGGTCGATGGCTTCGACAATCTTAGCCATGGTCTCTCTGAtttcaatctaattttgaataaatgcaacttgttatttttctttttcccaacTCAACAATGAGATttataaagagacaaacaaattTTGTCGGCTCATACTTTAACAAGGGTGTCAATTTTGAGGGTTAGTTCTCATATCTGCAATCATATTCCACAATGTATCTCTTCACTTACCataaataaaatgacataagTTTATttcccaaaaaatatataagtgatTGAATTGgatattttttccttcaaaattaATCAGGTTCAATCCATGAATCGAGATGAGTTgtgatttaaaattaactttagtggtattaaaataattttatttataaaaaaattattacaataaaaTGCAAGGAGGATGAAAATCTCGCGGGGAGCTGTATATATTTCATCATCATCAACGTCGTATCTGTCACCTGCGTCTGTTTTCCCTTTCTCATCTCTTCTCTTCGCTACACAACCAAAGCTTGCTACTTTCAACTTCTTCTGAATCCAAGCACCCTTTTTCTTTCCAACacaaactctctctctctctctctctctgtgctTTGTTTTGGGTTTCCTCTGATCATGGGTCGTCCACCGAGTAATGGGGGCCCAGCCTTTCGCTTCACTCAGCCTGAGGTATTCATCGAAAATTTCAAATTCGTGTGTTTCTCTCATGTTTTCTTGCTCTTTTTCTCGTGTGTTTATCTATTGGGCGTTTCTTTTTATGCTAAAGTTTTAATCTTGTGCTGAATTAAATCATCCAAGGGGCTCTCATTCATATCTCCTTcgttttggtgctctaaattttGTCACTGGATTTTGTGGCATTCGATTTTTCTATGCATGTGTGGTATTTGGTTTCTGACTGGTGGATATTTCGTTTGTGTTGGTGTAATAAACCAATGATGGATGATGAAAATACATGCACCAAGTTAGGGTTGTGACATTGCACAATGAATTAGGGTAAAGGGTAGTTGCATCACTTTTTTAGACCCCTGTATGGTATCCACATCTTTTTGTGCAAGTGGTGGGAAGGGGTGTGAAATTTATGTGATGTGTAAACCTCACTACCCTCAAATAGGTTTTGTTCCCTGTCTTAGGATTTGGGTGTATTTGGGGTTAGGCTATAAATGTTGACTCTGTGCTAccaaaacttttttatatttggtcAAATGCCATATGCCATATtgtatttcttgttttgtgaaGCTTTTTCCTCACAAATGTTTGATTTGTAGTGTTCAATGTTATAACTTTGAAATTAGAAATTGACAAAACAAATTAACTGACTCTTATGAAACAAAATCTTAAATCATTAGCAAGTGTGTGAAGCCTTTGTTTCAGAAGAATGAAAGCAGAGCATGGGAATTAAATAGTGTTTAATGGTGCTcctttacttcttttctttttcatttaagaaGTAGAACTTATCTGACTTTCAGTTTCTTTGATGAAAATTGGTGGaagctaagaaaaaaaattataaatggttGAATTGTATGATTAGTTTTGGTGATATGGAATTCAAATTGCAAATTGTAAGGTTCTATCAAACATAGATTTTCTGTAAAGAGTGCTGTCAAAAACTATTGTTTCTCTGTATAGGTAGCAGAGATGGAAGCTATTCTTCAAGAACATAACAATGCAATGCCATCACGTGATGTTCTTACAACTCTTGCAGAGAAGTTCAGGTGTGCCTTTGTGCCTAACTTCCTATGCTATTATGGAGTGTTGTAAATTGTAATGAGTATCAGACTACAAATAATATTGTTTGCTCTTGAAAAGTGTGATGAgagttctttctttctttcagtgAATCACAAGATCGTAAAGGCAAGATTGCAGTGCAGATGAAGCAAGTATGATATGactactatattttattttaaattggaaACTTTGACCCTTCATTTTcttagttttctgcttcattaTAGGTTTGGAATTGGTTTCAAAATAAGCGGTATGCGATAAGAGCAAAATCAAGTAAGACTCCTGGGAAGTTAAATATTACACCTATGCCTCGGGATGATTACAATTCAACCCCAATAAGGAGTATGCCTCAACAACCAACAGCTGCTCCAATTCCCGCTGCTTCTGCTACAGGTAGAATGTTGCTGCTTTTGGGtgcttaattttctttattttgcttGAATCCATAGTCACCCTTATTTGTTAATCTTGCATACTTCATGTTGTGTCAATTTCTTTCTGAAAATTATCATGCATTTACTTAGATCATATGCGGTCAAACATAGAAGAGAATATCGCAGTTGCACAACAGAGTCACTGGAAAACTGCCAGAGAAGAGGCTTGCAGTGGCAATGCGGGGGGCGGGGTGTACTTCAGGGCTTAAAGAGGAGTGTTGTGAGTGTGAAATAGAGTTCATGACAGAGGGAAAGTAGGGTTAAGGTCAAAAAGACGGGCTGTGAAATCTCATTTTTACCCCCAAAAATCTAAAACAAACCTGGAATAGGGGCAGAgtggtggggggggggggggaggcaTCCATTGGTGCCGCCGCCCGACTATTGCACGTGAATTTCAGCTGCCATTCCAGCTGTGACGGTTGTGCTCCCAGAAATGCTCTGTGGTGGAAGTTTGTAGTGGCCATGGGCCACTCAGCATCACTATGGTGCTAAGCAGACCATAAATAACTTTGGTTTGTATCTTGTAATTCTGAGTCAAACACAGTAAATTTCAGCAACAACCCTTATAAAGTCATTGCTATTTATACCAAACTTTGACTAGAACATTTAAagtacctttattttttttacgttaATATATGGTCAGTATTATTGGTGATAATTTCCAAGATGTAATGTTGTAAGCTTGAATTTTCCATCAACACTTTTTGGTGCCAATGGTTTAGGAAAGAAAGAGTTTGGTGAGAGAGAAATTGGGCAAAGGGGGAGGAGCAACCATATTTGGCACAAGAGAAATAGGAGAGACTGAGACAAAACAAATATGTGGGACCCACTCAAATTTGGTTCTCCCCAAAATTGACAAGAAAGCAACATGAGAAAGATCAACAAGTTTTCTTTCTAAAGCTTAGCCCTTGTCCCTTTTTTCTTGCtcactttcttttcatttatttacttttttgtttacCAGGGAGGCAGGGACATATTTGTCTATTTGAGAAAAAGTCACTTTCTATTTCCTATTTAATTGGTAAAGATTTGAGGGAATCATGCTTCCCTTTCTCTTCACTCTCTTTCATATTTCCTCTCATACCAAACAACTAAACACTCAATCATTCTGTTAtcacttcctttcttttttctttctcaaaccaATAGAGCATAAAGGAAGTTTCTTATAAGCAACCAAGTACTTTGGGTACTCACCCTTAAAAGCTAGTTGTTAggagggagggggggggggggatatcAAACACTTAAATCCTCCTGTCTCCGTTCAGAAATTGCAGAGCGGTTTCTCAGCCGTGATAGAACAGAGTCGAGATAGTTTCAGATTTAGGGTTCCCATGAAGGAGATGACTGATGTTTGGGCTTGCGGGTCTTGGACATATTGGGCTCACATGCctttataaaacataataaagattcagattttttttttgttttattctatACTAAAACTCACGTTAGTTTTTAAACTATGGAGTTGGAGTCAAATGTGAATTGggctttcttattttaaaataggccCAACGTagccttttttatttctattgcaTTCGACCTTTGAAAATCATTGCCAGTTAACATCTCCTCTACGCAAACCCTTCCTCCCATAACTCAGAACCCTCCAGAGTCCAGCCTTCTTCTCCACTCCTTTCCTAGGACTCCTTTAGTATTTAGctctttttttaatgtttgcaACATATTTTGTCTTGCACAATTTAACTTTTGAGTTAATATTATGTCAGTGTTTATCCAGCTTATTTTTGTTTGCATatagcttaatttttttatacatatttaatcgttatatatatatatatatatatatatatatatatatatatatatatatatatatatatataatatttcaacTGCTATGCTGCTTCCGCTACTTGCCCATGACACTATCCGCTATATGCTATAGCAGATTTTCAGCTCATCGCGATTTTCCGCGATCCGCTATTGACAACACTGTCTCCATATTAGAGGTCTGCTAATGGGTCAGAACCTGATATAGATTTGGTACTATCTTTCATCACTTAGAAATATATTAAGTGTGCCAGCACGTGGCTAGAGATTCATCATTGGCTGTGACAtagcataaaattaaaaactcttCCGAATTGTATATCTGGCAACTCATTATATTGCTGTTATTTTTTAGTGTACATGATATGATATTTCTCTCAAAgatgttaatatataaaagtattttactgtaatgttgtgtgtgtgttggaTGACCACACTAAgtctttatttataatgaacAAATAGGATTAATATTGATTATAGAGGATCAATTtaataaagagtaaaaaaaaaaaacttcgtaccccattgcccagaggctcttcgctatgcgaaggtatgggggagggatgttgtacgcagccttacccttgcatatatgcaaagaggctgtttccggattcgaacccatgaccaacaagtcaccaaggcacaactttaccgctgcaccagggctcgccctcaatTTAATAAAGAGTAATAAGGACTAAATCACTATTTAGTATCTAATcataaataagagaataatatgTAATCTAATAATGATATGAACCAAGCTTGTTACAAATGTGGTAAACCCAATAAAAACGAAAGGCGGTTCCAATCATCTGGTTGCGCTGGATCAACATGGCTCAACGGCAACCAACGAAGGCCCGCAGTGGCGACAGGTACTGCTCACCCGTGAATAAAGATCTGAAAGGTCCACCAGGGGACATCTTGAGGCAGAGGGAGAGAGGACCAGTGTAAGGCTTGCCGAAGATGCATCACGTGTCAAAAAGGATAGTGTGCATGAACTTGAAGCGCTGGAAAAGGGCCCTGTGTTGGGGTGCGTGCGGCAGTGTGTTGGCTGCACAGTTGGATGGTGATGGGTGACAGTGGTCAAAGGTGAGCTTCGACGAAAAGGCATTGGAAAGTTTTCCCAACAAGGGCAGAGCATCAACGTGGTATTGTTCACTGCGAAGAGGGGCTGcttgataaagaaaaacaaaggcaGAAACAAAAGGGCGTTAGGGTGACCACTGTGTTGAAAGTTGCTGTCGGAACCGGAGCCAGATGTGCCGACACGTGCTGGTTGAAGGTGCTGTTTGGCAAAGTAAGGTGTGTGAAAGAGGACACGCATGAGGATACGTCAGAGGTCTTTTGGGGAAACACAGACTGGATTTGGACAGATCAGCGGCTGTCAAGTCTGTCTATGGTGTTGCCAACCAGAAACGACCCCGTCATGCCGGTTTCAATCTTTAATAACGAATAAGTAAATCTTAATCAGAATAAAAGGTCCTACTACAGATTGTGTCTTCATGACTATGCTGTCTATGTTTTTATGctcttgttatttattttgtttatttacatTGCCTTCATTTTGTTTACTTACATTGCCTTCATTTTGTTCTACATAGTTCCAACAGCAGTAAAAGCAACTCCAGAAAATTCAGTTTTGGAATTTGAAGCTAAATCTGGAAGGGATGGAGCATGGTCGGTATTTCCTCTTCAATAATCTTTATGATccgttgtttatttttcttcttaaatattcTACATTTGTTGGCCTGACTTATGGTCTTATTGTTAGGTATGATGTGGCTACCTTTCTATCACACAGATATTTAGAAACAAGTGATCCGGTAATTCAATGCTAAGattatttctgtttttaagtTTTGTGAAGAAATTAATGAGGCTTTTTTATATGGTTTTCAATTTCCCTTTCTCACTAGAATATTTCCTTGGCAATCCTATGATTTTATTGCTTTCTATTCCTGCACGCATGTCCTCATGGATGCTAAGACTAACTACTAAAGTATTGTAGTAAAATGTTCTTAGTGGTTGAAAGTTGTTAGAATATATAGGAGCTATTAGTCTTACTGTTAGTGGGCTTTTACTTGCACTAacattaatagtttttttatacaactactaatgttaattattatagATCATATACCCTTTATTTCTGGTCCCTACTATTGGAGATCCCACATCGACTAGTGATGAGGccaaaatagtatatatatgtgGGGGGCAACCCTCACCTTACAAGCCAGTTGTGTAGGGGGTTGAGTTTAGCCCAAACCCACATTTTAAGACCTACAATTTAGGAGCTATGTTATATTAGGGATTAGATTTGTAATCACTAATCAGATTTGAATTCTAATCCTTCAGTATAAATTCAGAAGGGCTGAGAGGAGTTCTCTCAAGTAATTAAAAGAAGTCTAGAGAGTTAAAGTTGGTATGATGAACCTCCTCTCTGGTCATGAATCTCTTTGGCCACCACTGTGACATGTGAATAAATCCACTCCAGTTCCCAATGCCATGAACAATTCTGGTAAAGTATCCAATAACTGAACTCTGGCAATAGGTCAATTCATAAGGAACCTGACTGACCTATTCCTGAAAGACCATCATCCATCTTCCATCAGATGCACCTCCACTTACTGCCCCAATGTGCTTCATCTCTCAGCATGTACAGCTCCCTTGCCACCCTACATGTGTATTTTCAAGGTCCTTGTTTTATTGCTGTTTGGTCTGCCTCCTCTGCTTTCCTCCTTTTACACATTATATCCCTCATAAAATCCATTCACACTCCTATGAATCTGATTCTTAAGCTTATAATGGATCCGGGGTTACTCAGACTATTGAATAGTGGGAAACTGCTCTATCTCACCGTGGCCAGGCCAggtgtttcctttttttgtgaGTGATGTGAGTCAACTCCTTGAGACTCAATGAGATAGCCACTAAGATGCAGTAATTCGACTTTTGAGATATCTCTAGGGTTCTCCAGGAAAGGACATGCAGACATTGTTGGTTATGTGGATGTAGACTGGGCAAGTTCTGCTAGTGACAGAAAATATACTACGTGTTatgttctttttgttttgtagtttCCAGATCACTCATTCATGGTGCTGTAACTATCTTGAGTTTTGGCCTCAATTATTTTGAAGGAAATATAAACAGAGTTTTTTGTTCGCTTCATCTTATTTTGTTTTGCCTTTATATATTATGTAATGGTAATATCTTTCTCCACATTTCAGGAAGTGCTGGTACGATTTGCTGGTTTTGGACCTGAGGAAGATGAGTGGATTAACATTCGAAAGCATGTCAGGCCACGCTCTTTGCCTTGTGAATCATCAGAATGCGTTGTAGTCATCCCTGGCGATCTCATACTTTGTTTTCAGGTAGGAATAGCTGTAGCCAGGTgtcataaaaagataattttgatCATGTTTCTCTAATCATGTGTTACTTTTTGGAACATCTATTTTTTCCTTATCATTTATTTACTCTTCATTTTTTACCTTACAGGAAGGTAAGGAGCAAGCCCTTTACTTTGATGCCCATGTCCTTGATGCTCAAAGACGAAGGCATGATGTACGAGGCTGCCGTTGTAGATTTCTGGTTCGTTATGATCATGATCAGTCAGAggtattatttttcaataagattttcttttgttggattttgttttttatgatataattctatcactatttttttggtttacataagattttagtccctatagttttcaCTTGTTACACATTTTAGTTTTGTTTCCTatagtttttatcttttggaTATCAATCCTTATAATTTAACTCATCTATATTTTGCATTTGTGTGGCTCTATGTCTATATAAGTTTCTTCTCATTGAGATATTGATCCCTATTTTTCATGAAGGATTGGTTCCTGTAGTTTCTACTTATTAAGGTATTGGTTCCTAAGGGACCAAAACCCGCATAACTGAAAAATATGGGGACCAATATTAAAAAGCAATATACTATAGAGAGAAAACCTAAATGAAAGGAAATTGTAGGGAATCATATAGAGCCAAGGTAGCAATTAGTTTAAGTGATGGTGATGAATTATAGTTTTGGTTCTCTGAGGGTAATATGTGATACTCTTTAAGCATCTTATATAACTTATTGCCACTCCATTTCCTATAGATGTGTAAATCTTGCTGTAATAGCTcatctataaatatttattgctgTAAAAGGTTTCCAGATTAGATATAATACCCTTTGCTTTGCTCTTTCTAGAAGAGGCAGAATCATGCATTTTACAAAGCCTTACAAGTTTGTTTTAAATTCTATAGATGCGTAACTGCACTGTTAAAGGTCACTCAATAGATGCATTTTGTTGATTCAATGAGTTTGTGTTCTTGCCAGGAAATCGTGCCGCTTAGGAAGATTTGTCGCCGGCCCGAAACCGATTATCGATTACAGCAACTTCATGCTGTGAATGAGGCAGCACCTATGGATCAGCAGAAAACTGGGATGGATCCAGCAGCAAATGTTAATGCCGTAAGGGCTACTACTACTGAAACAGCAGCAAATGTTAATGCCGTAAGGGCCACTACTACTGAAACAGTGCCGAAGCAGCTGATTGCAGCAAACATTCATATGGAGACAGTTCCAGTTGTGCAAACAAATgttcctcaacctccacaaAGTATGGATATGGGTGTGGATCAAAAGAAAGCTGAAACAAATACTGATGTTCAAGCAGGAAATTCCATCATCACCCCAGGCAGTGTCCTTACTAACATCATTACTACAAGCGGTGTTCCTAAAGTCTCTAGTCAGACTCAGAACATGGTTGAATGAAAATAGCTGTTTCATTTTTCCAAACTTGATTAGACTTGAGtacattcttttgttttttagaaCTATTAGCTATCTGGTGTAGTTTATCTTCAGCAAACAATGCTTATAAGTGACTTTCTCTAGCTATTTTATTTGAACcgtagaaattaaaagaaaaatgagatcatACAATTATCGAGCATATAGCggggcattttttttttcttgaaaaaaagataaagaatatGTGATATTCAGAGTAATATTGATCTCCGTAGTTTGGTTTGCTAGCGATTTTGGTTCttcgtgtatttttttttctttttagttcaaGTAATTCTATTTTTGAAAGTAAGAAAATTTATGGTTTGTTTGATTTCCtttacattttatttgttttaaaaatattttctaaaaatattccaTATTCCTCATCAATTTCTCATCCAAAATCTAtgaagttttttaaattatattcaaaataagtgttttgaaaaccaaaagatAGATAtagttgagacttgagagatgttctctctctctgtttTCTAAGTGTTTAGGggataaaattttagaaaatataactATATTTAGGGGACAAATACTTTTATATGTGCTTGAGACAAATAACGTTTGGAAAacaattacttatattttttttaaaaaaagttaggcAAACAAGTTCTTAAAAATCAGAAACAGGGTTGCTTGCTACATTAGCTCTTAATTTTTCGACTAGGCAATTGTTCCAGGACGAGTTTCATGCCTCCCTACATTGGTAATAGACTAATTCATTGCTTGAGATAGGGACAGTGCTCCACCACATGAATTTTATGAAACttcaattcttaattttatgAGATTTTCTCCATCAGGGATTAAAatgaatattgatttttatagttaaaaaatttcatgtaaTAACAGTTGCTCTTATATAAGAGAGAACAATACTTATACCATATTGCCATTTATACTTCATTTTCACTAAACTCAACTCTGCAAGCAGTTGCTTAATTGTCTTACTAAAAATGTAAGAGGACAGATTACAAGtatatatttttgtccttgGAATAAGTGGTAGTTATACACAAGTTTTTGGTGAAGACAGGTTTGTATGAATACAGTGAGTATATAGCATATGCTAATTCCTGAATATCATATATATGTCGATTTCGAAGGACTGAGTTTAACCATCTCAACTCCATGATTTTCACCTATCAGCAAAAGGAACCTTTAGAACATTCCATTGAGAATAGTGACTTCATGAAAAGATTACTTGCCACCAACATTATTCTTGAAACCAAAGGGATATGAGCAGTTGACGTATTCCTCCACTTTATCTTCAGCACAAGGCTTCCATTACAGTGAATTATTTGAACTTTGATCTTCCTTTGTGCTgctcaatttattattattattattattatcaacagATGCATTTGATAAGCCTGGCTGCTGAGTGATTTTGCTTTCAGTTTCCTTTCCACTTGACCCTCTCCCCGTGGTGTCTATGGCAAGCTGGCCAGAATAAAGAAATAAACCGACAGAGTTGATGCCGTAGACAAATGTAGCAAGGTAGCACAAGCCGTTTATTATTGTCCTGTGAGAAAATATCATATGATTGTTAGATGACTAATAAAATGAAACCATAAGGTATGCAAGAAAGATATGTTACAGAAGCTACCTTATTGTGATTGTTATCTGGCGGACCTGAAAAGCAAGCCATTT harbors:
- the LOC100785646 gene encoding protein SAWADEE HOMEODOMAIN HOMOLOG 2 isoform X1, with amino-acid sequence MAHFSKLKTWQHRTPNPIEAKASGLIQSLTSLKDLNYQNIDFELDNKVAEMEAILQEHNNAMPSRDVLTTLAEKFSESQDRKGKIAVQMKQVWNWFQNKRYAIRAKSSKTPGKLNITPMPRDDYNSTPIRSMPQQPTAAPIPAASATVPTAVKATPENSVLEFEAKSGRDGAWYDVATFLSHRYLETSDPEVLVRFAGFGPEEDEWINIRKHVRPRSLPCESSECVVVIPGDLILCFQEGKEQALYFDAHVLDAQRRRHDVRGCRCRFLVRYDHDQSEEIVPLRKICRRPETDYRLQQLHAVNEAAPMDQQKTGMDPAANVNAVRATTTETAANVNAVRATTTETVPKQLIAANIHMETVPVVQTNVPQPPQSMDMGVDQKKAETNTDVQAGNSIITPGSVLTNIITTSGVPKVSSQTQNMVE
- the LOC100785646 gene encoding protein SAWADEE HOMEODOMAIN HOMOLOG 2 isoform X2, with the translated sequence MGRPPSNGGPAFRFTQPEVAEMEAILQEHNNAMPSRDVLTTLAEKFSESQDRKGKIAVQMKQVWNWFQNKRYAIRAKSSKTPGKLNITPMPRDDYNSTPIRSMPQQPTAAPIPAASATVPTAVKATPENSVLEFEAKSGRDGAWYDVATFLSHRYLETSDPEVLVRFAGFGPEEDEWINIRKHVRPRSLPCESSECVVVIPGDLILCFQEGKEQALYFDAHVLDAQRRRHDVRGCRCRFLVRYDHDQSEEIVPLRKICRRPETDYRLQQLHAVNEAAPMDQQKTGMDPAANVNAVRATTTETAANVNAVRATTTETVPKQLIAANIHMETVPVVQTNVPQPPQSMDMGVDQKKAETNTDVQAGNSIITPGSVLTNIITTSGVPKVSSQTQNMVE